A single region of the Gracilibacillus caseinilyticus genome encodes:
- a CDS encoding ArsR/SmtB family transcription factor, translating to MLELSLSDEHGLRKVAHALSSEVRLKVISLLNKGNRNIHQIADSLEIPVSTAASHVKVLEESGLIQTELRPASRGAMKVCTRHYDDIHISLNEQKSFTEEYKSFEFEMPIGQYVDFEVAPTCGMVNQEGFLIPEDEPVHFYRPERSQAQLIWTRKGFFEYRFPLVLPKDVKIEKLQFSLEICSEAPNHDHNWPSDITVWLNNVDIGTWTSPGDFGDRPGKLNPSYWSESTSTQYGTLKTWKLTKEKTMIDDFYLSDVTIDDLAMMNANYLSLKIGIKDDAIHKGGINIFGKEFGDYPQDIKLKIDFS from the coding sequence ATGTTGGAATTATCTTTGTCTGACGAGCATGGATTGCGCAAAGTCGCACATGCATTGTCATCAGAGGTTCGTCTAAAGGTTATAAGCTTGCTTAATAAAGGTAACCGAAACATTCATCAAATCGCAGATAGTTTGGAGATACCTGTATCTACTGCTGCTTCTCATGTTAAAGTATTGGAAGAATCGGGATTGATTCAGACCGAATTAAGACCAGCCAGCAGAGGCGCAATGAAGGTATGTACACGTCATTATGATGATATTCATATTTCTCTCAATGAACAGAAATCATTTACAGAAGAATATAAGTCATTTGAGTTTGAAATGCCGATTGGTCAATATGTGGACTTTGAAGTCGCGCCAACATGTGGAATGGTAAATCAGGAAGGCTTTCTGATACCCGAAGACGAACCGGTACATTTCTATCGCCCAGAACGTTCGCAAGCTCAATTGATTTGGACTCGAAAAGGTTTTTTTGAATATAGATTTCCTTTGGTGTTACCGAAAGATGTAAAAATAGAGAAGTTGCAATTTTCACTTGAAATATGTTCAGAAGCACCCAACCATGATCACAACTGGCCATCCGACATAACGGTATGGCTGAATAATGTGGACATTGGCACCTGGACTAGTCCGGGAGACTTCGGTGATCGTCCAGGTAAATTAAACCCTTCTTACTGGTCGGAGTCAACGAGTACACAGTATGGTACATTAAAAACGTGGAAGCTCACCAAAGAAAAAACGATGATTGATGACTTTTATCTTTCAGATGTAACGATAGATGATCTTGCTATGATGAATGCCAATTATTTATCATTAAAAATTGGCATTAAAGATGACGCGATACACAAAGGTGGGATTAATATTTTCGGCAAAGAATTTGGAGATTACCCACAAGATATTAAATTAAAAATCGATTTCTCTTAA